One segment of Thamnophis elegans isolate rThaEle1 chromosome 16, rThaEle1.pri, whole genome shotgun sequence DNA contains the following:
- the AAGAB gene encoding alpha- and gamma-adaptin-binding protein p34, whose translation MAVPCTLITSCAAGFPGEELVKRITGEEELPEHMAAESGARFYPWMIDNKYYSAAIHLCVVANMFQVTAEIAESIQAFLIYFDSTAISGLDAVSQWLPLIEDWLPEVMILVCDRVSENGISRQKAQEWCIKHSFELVELSPEELPDEDDDFPESTGVKRIVQALNANVWSNVVMKNEASHSFGLFPAFAGADLRIGSDENEAPEANSLPAERAQSMLDSEATLAPAEGTQGDPVADPALDTDIQELASLTTGEGDIENFERLFSKLKEMKEKAATLPHEQRKLHAEKVAKAFWMAIRGDQDEIEGLSSDEDN comes from the exons GTATCACTGGAGAAGAAGAGCTCCCTGAGCACATGGCCGCCGAGAGCGGAGCTCGGTTTTACCCCTGGATGATAGACAATAAATATTACTCCGCTGCCATCCATCTCTGCGTGGTGGCAAACATGTTTCAGGTGACGGCGGAAATTGCCGAGTCCATTCAGGCTTTCCTGATCTACTTTGACAGCACCGCA ATATCTGGGCTGGATGCTGTTTCTCAGTGGCTGCCTCTTATAGAAGACTGGCTACCAGAAGTGATGATCTTGGTCTGTGACAGAGTCTCTGAAAATG GCATCAGCCGGCAGAAGGCGCAAGAGTGGTGCATCAAACACAGCTTTGAGTTGGTGGAGCTCAGCCCAGAGGAGCTTCCAGATGAGGATG ACGATTTCCCAGAATCTACAGGAGTCAAACGAATTGTTCAAGCCTTGAATGCCAACGTCTGGTCAAACGTGGTGATGAAAAAcg agGCGAGTCACAGCTTCGGCCTTTTCCCAGCCTTCGCAGGGGCAGATCTCAGGATCGGGTCAGATGAGAACGAAGCACcagaa GCCAACTCTTTGCCAGCAGAGAGGGCCCAATCTATGCTGGATTCAGAAGCAACCCTGGCCCCTGCGGAGGGAACCCAGGGGGACCCCGTGGCTG ACCCAGCGCTGGACACGGACATTCAAGAGCTGGCCAGCCTCACCACAGGAGAAGGAGACATCGAGAACTTTGAGCGACTCTTCTCCAAGTTGAAGGAAATGAAAG AAAAGGCTGCCACCCTGCCTCATGAACAAAGAAAGCTGCATGCCGAAAAG GTTGCCAAAGCCTTCTGGATGGCCATCCGAGGAGACCAGGATGAGATTGAAGGCTTGTCTTCCGACGAAGACAACTGA